A single genomic interval of Candidatus Paceibacterota bacterium harbors:
- a CDS encoding CTP synthase — protein sequence MPKKNKKSLTSHKYIFVIGGVMSGVGKGITTSSLGTILQAKGFNVNIAKVDPYLNVDAGTMNPTEHGEVFVLNSGLETDQDMGNYERFLNRDLTEADYMTSGMVYKYVIDKERALGFGGRCIDADTIRDEIIHRYEDAARKNKSEISIIEIGGTVGDYQNIMFIEAARVLKVKNPHDVIFIMVSFLPIPSKLGEMKSKPTQNAIRQLNSYGVQTDFIIARSEVPLDKKRKDKIAISCNVPIENVISAPDIDSIYDVPLNFEKDKLGEMLVKALGLSNGHIDMSPWKTFVNKVKKVKNSKTVGKDGKPREVNIAVVGKYFDSGDFVLSDAYLSVIEAIKFSAYSVGVKANLAWVNAKDFETTGEKGVKKGVSEKISKERIVGLKKYDGILVPGGFGESGIEGKLKVIEFARTHGVPYFGLCYGMQLLVIEYARNVLGWKDANTAEINPAAKHLVIDIMPDQKKKLAEGKYGASMRLGSYVAHLKKGTIAQAAYGAKTINERHRHRYEVNPEYVKDLEQAGLVFSATSPDGKLMEIAELPQKKGTGAAGQHPFFLGTQFHPELRARPLAPHPLFTEFVKAALRRKKAI from the coding sequence ATGCCTAAAAAAAATAAAAAATCTCTCACTTCTCATAAATATATTTTTGTTATCGGAGGAGTGATGTCGGGAGTAGGGAAAGGCATCACCACTTCATCGCTCGGCACTATCCTTCAGGCGAAAGGATTTAATGTCAACATCGCCAAAGTCGACCCTTATCTAAACGTAGACGCCGGCACTATGAACCCCACCGAACACGGTGAGGTTTTTGTTTTAAATAGCGGACTCGAAACGGATCAGGATATGGGCAACTATGAGCGTTTTCTCAATCGTGACCTCACTGAAGCTGATTATATGACAAGTGGCATGGTCTACAAGTATGTCATCGACAAAGAGCGCGCGCTCGGCTTTGGAGGCAGGTGCATCGACGCTGACACGATCCGAGATGAGATCATTCATCGCTATGAAGACGCAGCGCGTAAAAACAAATCAGAAATCTCCATCATCGAAATCGGCGGTACGGTGGGCGACTACCAAAATATTATGTTTATCGAAGCCGCGCGAGTGCTCAAAGTCAAAAATCCTCACGACGTTATTTTTATTATGGTTTCTTTTTTGCCGATCCCTTCCAAGCTTGGCGAAATGAAATCCAAACCAACTCAAAATGCCATCCGCCAGCTCAACTCCTATGGCGTCCAAACGGACTTTATTATTGCTCGCAGCGAAGTGCCCTTGGACAAAAAACGCAAGGACAAGATCGCTATTTCGTGCAACGTGCCGATCGAAAATGTCATTTCTGCTCCGGATATCGACAGCATCTATGATGTCCCTTTAAATTTTGAAAAAGATAAGCTTGGTGAAATGCTCGTCAAGGCTCTCGGCCTTTCGAATGGGCATATTGACATGTCGCCGTGGAAAACTTTTGTCAACAAGGTTAAAAAAGTGAAAAATAGCAAAACTGTAGGGAAAGATGGCAAGCCACGAGAGGTGAACATTGCTGTGGTGGGCAAATATTTTGATAGCGGGGATTTTGTGTTGTCGGACGCCTACCTTTCTGTGATTGAGGCGATCAAATTTTCGGCGTACAGTGTGGGCGTCAAAGCCAATCTAGCGTGGGTCAATGCCAAGGATTTTGAGACGACTGGAGAAAAAGGAGTTAAAAAAGGGGTCAGCGAAAAAATCAGCAAAGAGCGCATTGTCGGGCTGAAAAAATATGATGGCATCCTGGTGCCGGGCGGCTTTGGCGAGTCGGGGATCGAGGGCAAGCTCAAAGTGATAGAGTTTGCGCGGACTCATGGAGTGCCATACTTTGGACTCTGCTACGGTATGCAGCTCTTAGTCATTGAATACGCCCGCAATGTTTTGGGCTGGAAGGATGCCAACACTGCCGAGATCAATCCAGCGGCCAAGCACCTAGTCATTGACATTATGCCCGATCAAAAGAAAAAATTGGCTGAAGGAAAATACGGCGCCTCTATGCGTCTCGGCTCGTATGTTGCGCATTTAAAAAAAGGCACTATTGCCCAAGCGGCGTATGGAGCCAAGACGATCAATGAACGTCATCGTCATCGCTATGAGGTCAATCCAGAATATGTTAAAGACCTCGAGCAAGCCGGTCTGGTTTTTTCAGCCACCTCACCAGATGGAAAATTGATGGAGATTGCGGAGCTGCCGCAAAAAAAAGGTACAGGAGCAGCTGGGCAGCATCCATTTTTCCTCGGCACCCAATTTCATCCCGAGCTTCGGGCTCGACCGCTGGCTCCGCACCCACTTTTTACGGAGTTTGTGAAAGCGGCCCTTCGGAGAAAAAAAGCTATTTGA